A section of the Agromyces aurantiacus genome encodes:
- a CDS encoding AraC family transcriptional regulator: MIGALNGLVEHIESHLTEEIDIAALAADAGTTEYHLRRMFSSLAGMPLSEYIRRRRMTVAASEVIAGRELLDVAVRSGYGSAEAFARAFRSVHGVGPGDVRRDGGPLRSQPQLRFRLTIEGNTPMDTRIADRPGFRLVGHAARVPLIHDGPNPHIQAHIASLPEAEHLRLKVLGDTEPTGILQVTDDVDPDSAEGTELTYLHGVAVADGTPVPDDLDVIDVAAGTWAVFRASGPYPAALQATWAATAADWFPSNPWRLRPGPSIVAVLDRAADFSTATTELWLPVERA, from the coding sequence GTGATCGGGGCATTGAACGGACTCGTCGAGCACATCGAGTCGCACCTCACCGAGGAGATCGACATCGCGGCTCTGGCGGCCGACGCCGGCACGACGGAGTACCACCTGCGCCGGATGTTCTCGTCGCTGGCCGGCATGCCGTTGTCGGAGTACATCCGACGACGACGCATGACCGTCGCAGCGTCGGAAGTGATCGCGGGCCGCGAACTGCTCGACGTCGCCGTGCGGTCCGGGTACGGCTCGGCCGAGGCCTTCGCCCGGGCGTTCCGCTCGGTGCACGGCGTCGGCCCCGGCGACGTGCGCCGAGACGGTGGTCCCCTTCGCAGCCAACCACAACTCAGGTTCCGCCTGACGATCGAAGGGAACACGCCCATGGACACTCGCATCGCCGATCGACCCGGCTTCCGACTCGTCGGGCACGCCGCGCGCGTGCCGCTCATCCATGACGGACCCAACCCGCACATCCAAGCGCACATCGCCTCGCTGCCGGAAGCCGAGCACCTTCGGCTGAAGGTACTCGGGGACACCGAACCGACGGGCATCCTGCAGGTGACCGACGACGTCGATCCGGATTCCGCCGAGGGCACCGAACTCACTTACCTGCACGGCGTCGCCGTCGCCGACGGGACGCCGGTGCCCGACGACCTCGACGTGATCGACGTCGCCGCGGGCACGTGGGCGGTGTTCCGCGCCTCCGGGCCGTACCCGGCGGCGCTCCAGGCGACCTGGGCGGCGACCGCCGCCGACTGGTTCCCGTCGAACCCGTGGCGGCTCCGGCCGGGCCCGTCGATCGTGGCCGTGCTCGACCGTGCCGCCGACTTCAGCACCGCGACCACCGAGCTGTGGCTGCCGGTCGAACGCGCCTGA
- a CDS encoding LLM class flavin-dependent oxidoreductase produces MKRIGFLSFGHWSDSPGSQTRSASDVLLQSIDLAVAAEEVGADGAYFRVHHYANQLASPFPLLAAAGAKTSRIELGTGVIDMRYENPMYMAEDAAAADLIAGGRLQLGVSRGSPESVIEGYRYFGYEAPEGSTMADVARDNTTVFLKVIDGARFAEPNPRPMFPNPHPGPLGIQPQSPGLRDRIWWGAGSDATAVWAAEQGMNLMSSTLKEDESGEPFHVQQRKQIEAFRAAWAEAGHEREPRVSVSRSIFAIVNDLDRRYFVGGGDRSDQFGVIDDFRAVFGRSYAAEPDVLIEQLREDEAIAAADTLLLTVPNQLGVDYNAHVLESILTHVAPGLGWR; encoded by the coding sequence ATGAAGCGCATCGGTTTCCTCTCGTTCGGCCACTGGTCGGACTCCCCCGGCTCGCAGACGCGATCGGCGTCGGATGTGCTGCTGCAGTCGATCGACCTGGCGGTCGCGGCCGAGGAGGTCGGTGCCGACGGCGCCTACTTCCGCGTGCACCACTACGCGAACCAGCTCGCGAGCCCGTTCCCCCTGCTCGCGGCGGCGGGTGCGAAGACGAGTCGCATCGAGCTCGGCACGGGCGTGATCGACATGCGCTACGAGAACCCGATGTACATGGCCGAGGATGCCGCCGCCGCCGACCTCATCGCGGGCGGCCGCCTGCAGCTGGGCGTCTCGCGTGGTTCACCCGAGTCGGTCATCGAGGGCTACCGCTACTTCGGCTACGAGGCCCCCGAGGGGTCGACGATGGCGGATGTCGCGCGCGACAACACCACGGTGTTCCTGAAGGTCATCGACGGCGCACGGTTCGCCGAGCCGAACCCGCGCCCGATGTTCCCGAACCCGCACCCGGGGCCGCTCGGCATCCAGCCGCAGTCGCCCGGCCTGCGCGACCGCATCTGGTGGGGCGCGGGTTCCGACGCGACCGCCGTGTGGGCGGCCGAGCAGGGCATGAACCTCATGAGTTCGACGCTCAAGGAGGATGAGTCGGGCGAGCCCTTCCACGTGCAGCAGCGCAAGCAGATCGAGGCGTTCCGCGCGGCCTGGGCCGAGGCGGGGCATGAGCGCGAGCCGCGCGTCTCGGTGAGCCGCTCGATCTTCGCGATCGTCAATGACCTGGACCGCCGGTACTTCGTCGGCGGCGGCGACCGCTCCGACCAGTTCGGCGTGATCGACGACTTCCGTGCGGTGTTCGGCCGCAGCTACGCCGCCGAACCCGATGTCCTCATCGAGCAGCTGCGCGAGGACGAGGCGATCGCGGCCGCCGACACCCTCCTGCTCACCGTGCCCAACCAGCTGGGCGTCGACTACAACGCGCACGTGCTCGAGTCGATCCTGACGCATGTGGCGCCGGGGCTCGGGTGGCGATAG